A single window of Flavobacterium aestivum DNA harbors:
- a CDS encoding fibronectin type III domain-containing protein: MKRVLTILLISSTYLGMSQTNFVPGNWAGVLSGYWNFDNNANLVQAQVGANLVAQGSFTQVAGPTPTDYAVRKTVGNYFKCTHNVPNYGQTYPNKYSVMIDFKVPTTGQYYSFMQTYQNNTNDGDLFINPAGKIGVAALTYSNSSILPNEWYRLVLTADVGSSIKMYIDGQLWNPGLPNTLNGRFALDPLLLLLADDNGEDNQMDVASIGVFNRALTAAEVATIGGYNHTPAPVTNGMNPYLQTATPTSIYVSWHSTNTAQNPVVKFGTSSTNLNQTTTGTWERINSTANYYWHTVKLTGLQPDTEYFYQCYNGTTASLVNSFRTPALKSTPNQHIRMVLLGDNRTDVAKTTQNVLQIKSKLVELYGPNFYNSVDLILNCGDIVSTGSVLSQYTDEYFTPFAPLTASIPSMISIGNHEGDSSNFYKYMKYEELTNGYPVGHSYNEKFYNYIYGNTQILAVNGNSGYKLSDQINWIDARLQESNANADIDFVFSFLHHPGHSEIWPDGNEVFVQNSILPKLKQYPKNALLAYGHSHNYERGVTDITSGSGTHDMYLELSGGAGSALDRWGMYGNQTDYPEIKVSKDIYSWTLIDIDVDNKSFTAKTFSFGNSNRPVTNELVDEFHLNLNQQKPETPTASGLENLTTLVASPMVGVDVPQTCHFQVTATPGNYTALLVNKEQDKYNIYDDTRAPNYTPINRNANLNISKLNASTYGLTTGQTYYYRVRYRDENLKWSNWSTENAFVYNTAAQMRTAGTMNAIENKLMVYPNPVVSSAQISFELPSASENVKIELADITGKIRETIFKGSLKAGLQTITWNVSNKLSPGIYIVKLNSNEKSETFQVIIDKK; the protein is encoded by the coding sequence ATGAAAAGAGTATTGACAATATTACTTATATCAAGTACTTATCTTGGTATGAGTCAAACAAATTTTGTTCCGGGAAACTGGGCGGGTGTCTTATCCGGATATTGGAATTTTGATAACAATGCTAATCTTGTTCAGGCACAAGTAGGTGCTAATCTTGTAGCACAAGGAAGTTTTACACAGGTTGCAGGTCCTACACCAACTGATTATGCAGTTAGAAAAACTGTTGGCAATTATTTTAAGTGTACACACAATGTGCCTAATTATGGACAAACATATCCAAACAAGTATTCGGTAATGATAGACTTTAAGGTACCTACAACCGGACAATATTACAGCTTCATGCAGACCTATCAAAACAATACCAACGATGGAGATTTATTCATAAATCCGGCAGGAAAAATTGGCGTTGCAGCCTTGACATATTCAAATTCCAGCATTTTACCAAATGAGTGGTACCGATTAGTGTTAACTGCTGATGTTGGCAGTAGCATAAAAATGTACATTGATGGACAATTATGGAATCCTGGTCTCCCGAATACGTTAAACGGGCGTTTTGCTCTAGATCCCCTACTCTTATTATTGGCGGATGATAACGGAGAAGACAATCAAATGGATGTTGCCTCAATAGGTGTTTTCAATAGAGCTTTGACTGCTGCTGAAGTAGCTACAATTGGAGGATATAACCATACTCCTGCTCCTGTTACCAATGGGATGAATCCTTATTTGCAAACTGCTACCCCAACATCTATTTATGTTTCTTGGCATTCTACCAATACAGCACAAAATCCTGTGGTAAAATTTGGTACAAGCAGTACAAATCTAAATCAAACAACAACTGGAACCTGGGAAAGAATAAACAGCACGGCAAATTATTATTGGCACACAGTAAAATTAACGGGTTTACAACCAGATACAGAATATTTTTACCAATGTTATAATGGCACGACAGCTTCATTAGTCAATTCATTTAGAACACCGGCTTTAAAAAGCACGCCAAATCAGCATATTAGAATGGTGCTATTAGGAGACAATCGAACAGATGTTGCTAAAACAACCCAAAATGTTCTGCAAATAAAAAGCAAATTGGTTGAGCTTTATGGACCAAACTTTTACAACTCTGTGGATTTGATTTTGAATTGTGGTGATATCGTTTCTACAGGATCTGTTTTGAGTCAATATACTGATGAATATTTTACACCTTTTGCTCCCTTGACAGCTTCAATACCTTCTATGATTAGTATTGGTAATCATGAAGGAGATTCATCAAACTTTTATAAGTATATGAAGTATGAGGAACTAACAAATGGCTACCCTGTTGGTCATTCTTACAACGAAAAATTCTATAACTATATTTATGGGAATACTCAGATTTTGGCTGTCAATGGTAATTCAGGATATAAGCTAAGCGACCAGATCAATTGGATAGATGCCAGATTACAGGAATCAAATGCTAATGCCGATATTGATTTTGTATTTTCGTTCCTACACCACCCAGGACATAGCGAAATTTGGCCTGATGGTAATGAGGTTTTTGTGCAAAACAGTATACTCCCAAAGTTGAAACAATATCCAAAAAATGCTTTATTGGCTTACGGTCATTCACACAATTATGAGAGAGGTGTAACAGATATTACCTCAGGATCAGGAACACACGATATGTATTTGGAGCTGTCAGGAGGAGCCGGATCAGCATTAGACCGTTGGGGTATGTATGGCAATCAAACTGATTATCCGGAGATTAAAGTAAGTAAAGATATCTACTCTTGGACTTTAATAGATATTGATGTAGATAATAAATCATTTACTGCCAAAACATTTAGCTTTGGGAACAGCAATAGACCGGTAACAAATGAATTAGTAGATGAATTTCATTTGAATTTAAATCAACAAAAACCAGAAACCCCAACCGCTTCCGGATTAGAAAACTTAACTACTTTGGTAGCTTCGCCAATGGTTGGTGTAGATGTACCACAAACATGCCATTTTCAGGTTACGGCTACACCGGGAAATTATACTGCGTTGCTAGTAAATAAAGAGCAAGATAAATACAATATCTATGATGACACTCGAGCACCAAACTATACACCAATAAATAGAAATGCAAATTTAAACATATCAAAATTAAACGCTTCAACATACGGACTTACAACTGGACAAACGTATTATTACAGAGTACGTTATAGAGATGAAAATCTAAAATGGAGTAATTGGTCTACAGAAAATGCATTTGTTTATAATACAGCCGCTCAAATGAGAACTGCTGGAACTATGAATGCAATCGAAAATAAACTGATGGTTTACCCAAATCCAGTTGTTTCAAGTGCACAAATCTCGTTTGAATTGCCTTCGGCATCAGAGAATGTAAAAATTGAATTAGCGGATATAACAGGTAAAATAAGGGAAACTATCTTCAAAGGAAGTTTGAAGGCTGGTTTGCAAACAATCACTTGGAATGTTAGTAATAAATTAAGTCCAGGAATCTATATCGTTAAGTTGAATTCT
- a CDS encoding LytR/AlgR family response regulator transcription factor produces MNQIKTVIIEDEPAIRKELEWFVSQEECLKLEATAASVAESLQIIKSIKPDLVLMDIQLADGTAFDILNQLEDPTFHIIFITAYNHFAIKAIKYGALDYLLKPIDNEEFSIAIQKIRKVKRVDYLNQINVLKEHSSVKSIEMSSSICITSLDCLQMIRLNEIIYLSGEGSYTQIYLENNKIVTASKPLKYYEDLLPSDFFIRTHQSYIVNKNFIDKYLKTGIMVMKNLAEIPVATRRKEFILDHLNPLR; encoded by the coding sequence ATGAATCAGATAAAAACTGTAATTATAGAAGACGAACCTGCCATAAGAAAAGAACTAGAATGGTTTGTTTCACAAGAAGAATGCTTAAAACTAGAAGCCACAGCGGCTTCAGTAGCAGAGTCATTACAAATCATAAAAAGCATAAAGCCTGATTTAGTATTGATGGATATTCAGTTGGCTGACGGTACTGCTTTCGATATATTGAATCAATTAGAAGATCCCACTTTTCATATCATTTTTATCACTGCCTATAATCATTTTGCCATAAAAGCCATTAAGTACGGAGCATTAGATTATCTCCTTAAACCAATAGACAACGAAGAATTCTCAATTGCTATTCAAAAAATCAGAAAAGTAAAACGTGTTGATTATTTAAATCAGATTAACGTCTTAAAAGAGCATAGTTCCGTAAAATCTATCGAAATGAGTTCCAGCATTTGCATCACATCACTAGATTGTCTACAGATGATACGGCTGAATGAAATCATATACCTTTCTGGAGAAGGTTCGTATACCCAAATTTACCTAGAAAACAATAAAATAGTAACCGCTTCTAAACCTTTAAAATATTACGAAGATCTCTTGCCAAGTGATTTTTTTATAAGAACGCACCAATCCTATATTGTGAACAAAAACTTTATTGACAAATATTTAAAGACCGGTATAATGGTCATGAAAAATCTTGCCGAAATTCCTGTTGCTACGCGTAGAAAAGAGTTTATTTTGGATCATTTAAACCCTTTGAGATAA
- a CDS encoding tetratricopeptide repeat-containing sensor histidine kinase, translated as MNRIAFFLLLLVISCQQKPEKTTVTSEELLKKLESINDSLDQNQQVDKLAFWTSKLKQKDFSKSSPSLAFIHYQIAKSSAKSNIDSAKNHINIALDLIESHKEFNELKFTIYNGAGLIAELEGKSYQAVYYFNKSAAIIMNDDSLESKPLAKVICLLNAAQDNNKINQYPKAIQQNQLALKILKKLPIDHYKYRFRAYSQLFTSCEESKVCQADSLLFYLKELEQISQKTNDSIQIRFTNEHTAHYYSLTNQYDEAIRYYNLVKQYDTESLLAEPERPTTIKNIYITLANLIDLQVHTKQFSEAEDLIKQSDKIEDEYLDILSFYEKCLNKRAKMHYYFATGDNLKAQKAADELSDLKDTILRNSGIQATEEMATIYQLQAKDRSIYGLNKTIDHTTQRLENNEFLLLIVGLLALLAISWAMLLYFFQRQKRQKQEKEKVLLQQQLLRTQMEPHFIFNTLSALQSFIRFDEKEKSIKYLSQFSKLLRSSLELSRKNYVPLDQELEAIENYLSLQQMRFEYSFDYEIISPDIDTSALLIPPMLIQPFVENAIIHGIGNHSDKGLITVEIHLLKSQLWVKITDNGKGYNVASNTKANHQSLSGTIAKERLEILAKEHTIKTNIEISSNSRGTLVLLTLPIKNKR; from the coding sequence ATGAATAGAATTGCATTTTTTTTATTGCTTTTGGTAATTTCTTGTCAGCAGAAACCCGAAAAAACAACAGTTACCTCAGAGGAATTATTAAAAAAACTAGAGTCTATCAATGATAGCCTGGACCAAAACCAACAGGTCGATAAATTAGCTTTCTGGACAAGTAAACTGAAACAAAAAGATTTCTCTAAAAGCAGTCCTAGTTTAGCTTTTATACATTACCAAATTGCAAAAAGTTCGGCAAAATCGAATATAGATAGTGCCAAAAATCACATCAATATTGCTTTAGATTTAATAGAAAGTCATAAAGAATTTAATGAGCTTAAGTTTACTATTTACAACGGTGCTGGTTTAATTGCAGAACTTGAAGGGAAGTCTTATCAGGCTGTATATTATTTTAATAAATCTGCTGCGATAATCATGAATGATGATTCGCTTGAGAGTAAACCGTTGGCCAAGGTAATCTGCTTGCTCAATGCAGCTCAGGACAATAATAAAATTAACCAGTATCCAAAGGCGATTCAGCAAAATCAACTCGCCTTAAAGATTCTGAAAAAGTTACCGATAGACCATTATAAATACCGTTTTCGCGCGTATTCGCAATTATTTACCTCTTGTGAGGAAAGCAAAGTTTGTCAGGCAGATTCTCTTCTTTTTTATCTAAAGGAATTAGAGCAAATTTCTCAGAAGACTAATGATTCCATACAAATTAGATTTACCAATGAGCATACGGCGCATTATTACTCATTAACCAATCAGTATGATGAGGCAATACGTTATTACAACTTGGTAAAACAATACGATACAGAAAGTTTATTGGCTGAGCCTGAAAGACCAACTACAATAAAAAATATCTACATCACTCTAGCAAATCTTATAGATTTGCAGGTTCATACCAAACAATTCTCAGAGGCTGAAGACTTAATCAAACAGTCTGATAAAATAGAAGATGAGTATTTAGACATACTATCGTTTTATGAAAAGTGTCTCAATAAGCGAGCCAAAATGCACTATTATTTTGCCACAGGAGATAATCTCAAAGCTCAAAAAGCAGCGGATGAACTATCAGATCTAAAAGATACTATTCTCAGAAATTCAGGTATTCAGGCCACAGAAGAGATGGCAACTATTTATCAATTGCAGGCAAAGGACCGTTCTATTTATGGGCTTAATAAAACCATAGATCATACTACACAACGTCTTGAGAACAATGAGTTTTTGTTGCTTATCGTTGGATTATTAGCATTACTTGCCATTTCCTGGGCTATGCTGCTTTATTTTTTCCAACGTCAGAAAAGACAGAAACAAGAAAAAGAGAAAGTTTTATTGCAGCAACAATTGCTGAGAACACAAATGGAACCTCATTTTATTTTTAATACTCTATCGGCATTACAAAGCTTTATCAGGTTTGATGAAAAAGAAAAATCAATAAAATATTTAAGTCAGTTCAGCAAATTGCTTCGAAGCAGCTTAGAGTTAAGCCGAAAAAACTATGTTCCGCTAGACCAAGAGCTTGAAGCCATAGAAAATTATCTGAGCTTGCAACAAATGCGCTTTGAATATTCATTTGATTACGAAATAATATCACCAGATATAGATACTTCGGCATTATTAATTCCTCCTATGCTGATTCAGCCTTTTGTTGAAAATGCAATTATTCACGGCATTGGTAATCATTCTGATAAAGGATTAATTACGGTAGAAATTCATTTGCTGAAAAGTCAATTGTGGGTCAAAATCACAGACAACGGAAAAGGGTATAACGTTGCATCAAACACAAAAGCTAACCATCAGTCATTATCGGGGACTATAGCCAAAGAACGCTTGGAAATATTGGCAAAAGAACACACGATAAAGACCAATATAGAAATTTCTTCTAATAGCCGAGGAACTTTAGTTTTGCTTACTCTTCCTATAAAGAATAAGAGATAG